Proteins from a genomic interval of Sphingobacterium lactis:
- a CDS encoding MsnO8 family LLM class oxidoreductase: MKNNIVLSVLDIGPIRENQTSSQAFSSMTDLAQHAEELGYNRFWVAEHHNASACVAGSTSVIAGAIAGKIKAMNTGGYVLLPHYTPFLVAEQSATLEAFYPGRIDLCIGGATGTDSLTTALIRGGRMNANQDYAEMIQQTLLLLQEGGADFYAENKKYHFSVMNGANSKPSVWLMGASEQEAIIAAELGIGFALPFHVTADYRGAEVIQVYRDNFKASTFFQEPKASATAIAVVGESQQEAERLAIAHLQTLGAFRSGELKGLQPLSENISAEMFSSKYRAMTEHMRLTWAIGNAEKVVQKLNEIIDVLKPDELMISPMNPSSKFDDPNLSQARVGALEAIAKGFGMV; encoded by the coding sequence ATGAAAAATAACATCGTTTTATCGGTTCTGGATATTGGGCCAATTCGTGAAAATCAAACTTCAAGTCAAGCATTTTCATCAATGACAGATTTAGCTCAACATGCAGAAGAGCTTGGTTATAATAGATTCTGGGTAGCAGAGCACCATAATGCATCTGCTTGTGTAGCTGGATCCACATCAGTAATTGCTGGGGCAATTGCCGGAAAAATTAAAGCCATGAATACTGGAGGATATGTACTGCTCCCACACTATACACCATTCTTGGTAGCAGAGCAAAGCGCAACACTCGAAGCTTTTTATCCTGGTCGAATTGATTTATGTATTGGTGGCGCAACAGGTACAGATTCTCTAACAACTGCATTAATTCGTGGTGGACGTATGAATGCCAATCAAGACTATGCAGAAATGATTCAACAAACCCTATTGTTGTTGCAGGAAGGTGGGGCAGATTTTTATGCTGAAAATAAAAAATATCATTTTTCAGTAATGAATGGCGCAAATTCAAAACCATCAGTTTGGTTAATGGGCGCATCAGAGCAAGAGGCAATAATTGCAGCAGAATTAGGGATTGGATTTGCACTTCCGTTTCATGTCACTGCTGATTACCGTGGTGCCGAAGTTATTCAGGTTTATAGAGATAATTTTAAAGCAAGTACATTTTTCCAAGAACCTAAAGCAAGTGCTACAGCAATTGCTGTAGTTGGAGAATCTCAACAAGAAGCGGAAAGATTGGCTATTGCACATTTGCAAACTCTGGGGGCTTTCCGTTCTGGTGAATTAAAAGGTTTACAGCCATTGTCAGAAAATATATCTGCTGAAATGTTTTCAAGTAAATATAGAGCAATGACCGAACATATGCGATTAACATGGGCTATCGGGAATGCAGAAAAAGTTGTTCAAAAATTAAATGAAATAATTGATGTTCTAAAGCCTGATGAACTAATGATTTCTCCAATGAATCCAAGCTCTAAATTTGATGACCCAAATCTTTCCCAAGCAAGGGTTGGAGCTTTGGAAGCTATTGCAAAGGGTTTCGGAATGGTATAA
- a CDS encoding immunoglobulin-like domain-containing protein — translation MILFDKVLKIVVLMTPFVFLSSSLSCISSRGTNVMGPNGQQTNVIDTISGGYYEISKNPKQWIKLTLTPDTFHLNKLQDGIVKLTLSENHPWASTGRYVTVQRWENKKWIEVKAPEREVRNSILKIFNGSSQFEHPFSIPVYFREGELVPGRYRIIKSINLYEVRGKEILLVYEFQMVK, via the coding sequence ATGATATTATTTGATAAAGTATTGAAAATTGTGGTTTTGATGACTCCATTTGTTTTTTTGTCATCAAGTTTAAGTTGTATTAGTAGCCGTGGAACAAATGTTATGGGACCTAATGGTCAACAAACAAATGTTATTGATACGATTTCTGGAGGTTATTATGAAATTTCAAAAAATCCAAAACAATGGATCAAATTGACCTTGACTCCAGACACTTTTCATTTAAATAAACTTCAAGATGGAATAGTAAAATTAACACTATCAGAAAACCATCCATGGGCAAGTACTGGTCGTTATGTGACAGTCCAAAGATGGGAAAATAAAAAATGGATAGAAGTCAAAGCTCCTGAAAGGGAAGTCAGGAATAGTATTTTGAAGATATTTAATGGATCATCTCAATTCGAACATCCGTTTTCAATTCCGGTTTACTTCAGAGAAGGTGAACTCGTTCCTGGAAGGTATCGGATAATTAAAAGTATTAATCTATACGAGGTCAGAGGTAAAGAGATTCTCTTGGTTTATGAATTTCAAATGGTCAAATAG
- a CDS encoding AbrB/MazE/SpoVT family DNA-binding domain-containing protein, which yields MKTKVRKIGNSYGIIIGKHILDQLQVTDEVSLSVQDSKIIIEAVKTKHRENWEEMLLKANSLKDEEVLEYLDNDFDKTEWTW from the coding sequence ATGAAAACTAAAGTTAGAAAAATAGGTAATTCATATGGAATTATAATAGGAAAGCATATTCTTGACCAACTTCAAGTTACGGATGAAGTTTCTTTATCTGTCCAGGATTCTAAGATCATTATCGAAGCAGTTAAAACAAAACATCGTGAAAATTGGGAAGAAATGTTATTAAAAGCTAATTCTTTAAAAGATGAAGAGGTTTTAGAATACCTTGATAATGATTTCGACAAAACAGAATGGACATGGTAA
- a CDS encoding type II toxin-antitoxin system PemK/MazF family toxin: MVKRFEVYLVDLSPTIGSEINKIRPAVIVSPNEMNNALNTVIIAPLTSTLKPYPMRVNCKVDGKQGQIALDHIRSVDKKRLKVKLAEINNATQKEVINVLLEMFS, translated from the coding sequence ATGGTAAAAAGATTTGAAGTTTATCTTGTTGACCTAAGTCCTACCATTGGTAGCGAAATTAATAAAATTAGACCTGCTGTAATAGTTTCACCAAATGAAATGAATAATGCTTTAAACACCGTAATTATTGCGCCTTTAACATCTACTCTAAAACCCTATCCTATGCGTGTAAATTGTAAGGTAGATGGAAAGCAAGGTCAGATTGCTTTAGACCATATAAGATCTGTTGATAAAAAAAGATTAAAGGTTAAACTTGCAGAAATTAATAATGCTACACAAAAAGAAGTGATTAATGTTTTATTAGAAATGTTCTCTTAA
- the folB gene encoding dihydroneopterin aldolase, with the protein MARITQEIALTDVRFYSPIGFYEEEQVLGNEFYVSVSVRFPFENPDAEVLDNTVNYEELYGILVEVMSPKRKLLESAAEDILNRVVEEYAHVQEISVSIKKANPPFGGDLANSVVSLFYVREK; encoded by the coding sequence ATGGCACGAATAACCCAAGAAATAGCATTGACCGATGTTCGGTTCTATTCACCTATCGGATTCTATGAAGAAGAGCAGGTTTTGGGCAATGAATTCTACGTGAGTGTATCGGTACGTTTTCCTTTTGAGAACCCTGATGCCGAAGTGTTGGACAATACCGTGAATTACGAGGAATTGTATGGAATTCTGGTGGAGGTGATGAGCCCGAAGCGGAAATTGTTGGAGTCTGCAGCGGAAGATATCCTGAACCGCGTGGTTGAGGAATATGCCCATGTACAGGAAATCAGTGTATCCATCAAGAAGGCCAATCCACCCTTTGGCGGAGATCTGGCAAATTCGGTGGTATCCCTGTTTTATGTCCGTGAAAAATAG
- a CDS encoding Hsp20/alpha crystallin family protein produces the protein MALIKLPGKSYNTDAVNPFVNNVFDNLFNDSFISDRLVTRVPAVNITETPEAFTIELAAPGLQKSDFKINVDKNIMTISVEKQDEKVEDGKVYSKKEFSYTSFSRSFTLPEVVDYANIDAAYTDGVLHIKIGKKEEAIVAKRLIEVK, from the coding sequence ATGGCATTAATAAAATTACCAGGAAAATCGTACAACACAGATGCAGTGAATCCATTTGTAAACAATGTATTTGATAATTTATTCAACGATTCATTTATTTCCGATCGTTTGGTAACACGCGTTCCTGCGGTTAACATTACGGAAACCCCTGAAGCTTTCACCATTGAATTGGCAGCTCCAGGATTACAGAAATCTGATTTCAAGATCAATGTAGATAAGAATATCATGACGATTTCTGTTGAAAAACAAGACGAGAAAGTAGAAGACGGCAAAGTATATAGCAAAAAAGAATTTAGCTACACTTCTTTCTCCAGATCATTCACTTTACCAGAGGTAGTGGATTATGCAAATATTGACGCAGCATATACCGATGGTGTATTGCATATCAAGATTGGCAAGAAAGAGGAAGCGATCGTAGCAAAACGATTAATTGAAGTGAAATAG
- a CDS encoding TetR/AcrR family transcriptional regulator, translated as MTKQVKHKEDLRTVILEAAKQLFVQEGFEATSIRKIAKVIGFSPTTIYLYYKDKSDIVYALHQVGFGMLRDRLEPLMAVEDPFERLKACGRNYIRLAFEHPEYYQVMFMLKEPITFLQDEKAVNKWPEGEQVLAFLKMTIEECQALGYFKGQNPFYTTIQCWATVHGLVALNITDHLSCIQEIFGMQESVEELIYESFKTLITLVSTAK; from the coding sequence TTGACAAAGCAGGTAAAACATAAAGAAGATTTACGGACCGTTATCTTGGAAGCTGCCAAGCAGCTGTTCGTACAGGAAGGATTTGAAGCGACCTCCATTCGGAAGATCGCGAAGGTGATCGGCTTCAGTCCAACTACCATCTATTTGTATTATAAGGATAAGAGTGATATTGTCTATGCGCTGCATCAGGTCGGGTTTGGTATGTTGCGGGACCGTTTGGAGCCATTGATGGCTGTGGAAGATCCCTTTGAACGGTTGAAGGCCTGTGGTCGGAATTATATCCGATTGGCGTTTGAGCACCCTGAATATTATCAGGTCATGTTTATGTTGAAGGAACCCATTACCTTTTTGCAGGATGAAAAGGCTGTTAATAAATGGCCGGAAGGAGAGCAGGTTTTAGCTTTCCTGAAGATGACCATAGAAGAGTGCCAAGCACTGGGTTATTTCAAAGGGCAAAACCCTTTCTATACAACGATACAATGCTGGGCGACTGTCCACGGTTTGGTTGCCTTGAACATTACCGACCACCTGTCGTGCATCCAGGAAATCTTTGGTATGCAGGAAAGTGTAGAGGAACTTATTTACGAGTCTTTTAAAACGTTAATCACTTTGGTCAGTACGGCTAAGTGA
- a CDS encoding TolC family protein, which translates to MKIAIPILVAILMVWNTGQQLYGQEKPLDSYIKQGLDSNLVLIEKDLSMKKALNGLEVARSMYLPSVSFDVTYSHAEGGRSINLPVGDMLNPVYTTLNQLTQSQNFPQIANEEINFLPRHYYDAKVRTTVPLINTDIKHNKVVREKMVELSKVEVETYKRELVKDIKIAYFNYLSAVQARDIYENARKLALEGKRVNEKLLEAGKGLPAYVVRSNAEVAEQDAKIAEAEQQIKNAKYYFNALLNRPAESEIAFEAASPAAVESQINGLSVDIEGREELKSLATNIAIQESMVDMSKQVFIPKLSAFLDLGSQAEGMKINGNSQYFMVGAQLSFPIFEGNRNRLKIKESQIAVAEAQNRLDQAHQQLELSAMVARNELIAMQRNYSSAKVQLEAAATYQRLILRGFNEGVNTYIETIDARSQYTNAQLASNIAAFKLLAASAKLERENASYPLN; encoded by the coding sequence ATGAAAATTGCTATTCCCATCTTAGTCGCCATACTTATGGTATGGAACACCGGACAGCAACTGTACGGACAGGAAAAACCCTTGGACAGCTACATTAAACAGGGACTTGATTCCAATCTGGTGCTTATCGAGAAGGATCTTTCCATGAAAAAAGCCCTGAACGGACTGGAAGTTGCACGCAGCATGTACCTGCCGAGTGTTAGTTTTGATGTGACCTATTCCCATGCGGAAGGTGGTCGTTCCATCAACCTGCCCGTCGGTGATATGTTAAATCCGGTGTACACTACCCTCAATCAATTGACCCAGAGCCAGAATTTTCCGCAGATCGCGAACGAAGAGATCAATTTTTTGCCTCGTCATTATTATGATGCGAAGGTGCGGACAACTGTCCCTTTGATCAATACGGATATCAAGCACAATAAAGTGGTACGTGAGAAGATGGTGGAATTGAGCAAGGTGGAGGTAGAGACCTATAAACGGGAACTGGTAAAAGATATAAAAATTGCCTATTTCAATTACCTGAGTGCCGTTCAGGCACGTGATATTTACGAGAATGCACGGAAGTTGGCTTTAGAAGGGAAGCGCGTAAATGAGAAGTTGCTGGAAGCCGGGAAGGGATTGCCCGCCTATGTTGTCCGCTCGAATGCTGAAGTCGCTGAGCAGGATGCGAAAATTGCCGAGGCCGAGCAGCAGATTAAGAATGCAAAATATTATTTCAATGCCTTACTGAATCGACCGGCAGAGAGCGAAATAGCCTTTGAAGCGGCTTCACCCGCTGCTGTAGAATCGCAGATCAATGGACTGTCGGTGGATATCGAGGGACGTGAGGAGTTGAAATCTCTTGCTACCAATATCGCCATCCAGGAATCGATGGTCGACATGAGCAAACAGGTTTTCATACCGAAGTTATCGGCATTCCTGGATTTGGGTTCTCAGGCGGAGGGAATGAAGATCAATGGCAATTCTCAATACTTCATGGTCGGTGCGCAGTTGAGTTTTCCCATTTTCGAGGGAAACCGAAATAGGTTAAAGATCAAAGAAAGTCAGATTGCGGTTGCGGAAGCGCAAAATCGTCTGGATCAGGCTCACCAGCAATTGGAACTGTCTGCAATGGTTGCCCGGAATGAACTGATTGCCATGCAACGGAACTACTCCAGTGCCAAGGTGCAATTGGAGGCCGCAGCAACCTACCAACGCTTGATTTTGCGTGGATTCAATGAAGGCGTAAATACCTATATCGAAACCATTGACGCGCGATCTCAATATACCAATGCACAGTTGGCATCCAATATTGCGGCTTTCAAGCTGCTTGCTGCCTCAGCGAAATTAGAACGTGAAAATGCATCTTACCCATTAAACTAA
- a CDS encoding efflux RND transporter periplasmic adaptor subunit, translating to MKLAKYSFLLACPFLMLGACHQSDRKTELVIQDTIPVKLMSINAGAGSGAIDATGVFTTDDETILSFKNGGVISRIHVKEGDAVRKGQVLASVLSSEVDAQAGQARLAVEKARRDYDRASKLYRDSVATLEQMQNARTALEVAQQDVKSVQFNQQYSNIYAPVSGYVLARLANEGQVVGPGTPVLQVNGANQARWTLKVGVSDQQWTQIQVGDPARVSTDAMPTDTLQAAVFKKSEGIDPQSGTFAIFLELKQKPSYKLASGIFGRSQIMTSVNQQQNNWQIPFSALLDGNGREGYVFITEDGKKAKRQKVKIASIGDHVVTVSAGLENAQALIVSGSPYLVDGSPIVVQK from the coding sequence ATGAAACTTGCAAAATATTCTTTCCTGTTGGCTTGTCCTTTCCTGATGCTTGGGGCATGTCATCAATCCGACCGAAAAACTGAACTTGTTATCCAAGATACCATTCCCGTAAAACTGATGTCGATCAATGCCGGGGCAGGGTCGGGGGCTATTGATGCGACCGGTGTCTTTACCACTGATGATGAAACCATCCTCAGCTTTAAGAACGGCGGGGTTATTTCCAGGATCCATGTGAAGGAAGGCGATGCGGTTCGTAAAGGGCAGGTATTGGCTTCTGTTTTGAGCTCCGAAGTTGACGCCCAAGCAGGGCAGGCTCGATTGGCGGTGGAGAAGGCACGTCGCGATTACGATCGGGCAAGTAAATTATACCGCGATAGCGTGGCGACATTGGAACAGATGCAGAATGCACGCACCGCTTTGGAAGTTGCGCAGCAGGACGTGAAATCGGTACAGTTCAACCAACAATATTCCAATATCTATGCACCAGTTTCAGGATATGTCCTTGCCAGGCTCGCAAATGAAGGCCAGGTTGTCGGTCCGGGAACTCCAGTACTGCAGGTGAATGGTGCCAATCAGGCACGATGGACCTTGAAGGTTGGCGTCAGTGATCAGCAATGGACCCAGATCCAGGTCGGCGATCCGGCACGGGTGAGTACCGATGCGATGCCGACCGATACCCTGCAGGCTGCTGTTTTCAAGAAATCCGAGGGGATAGATCCCCAGTCGGGAACATTTGCCATCTTTCTGGAACTGAAACAGAAACCTTCCTATAAATTGGCGTCGGGTATCTTCGGGAGGTCGCAGATCATGACTTCCGTCAATCAGCAACAAAATAACTGGCAGATTCCATTCTCGGCCTTGTTGGATGGCAATGGCCGTGAAGGGTATGTATTTATTACGGAAGACGGTAAGAAAGCAAAAAGACAGAAGGTGAAGATTGCTTCCATCGGTGACCACGTGGTTACCGTGAGTGCGGGTCTGGAAAATGCACAGGCATTGATCGTTTCCGGAAGTCCTTACCTAGTGGATGGATCACCCATAGTCGTTCAGAAATAA
- a CDS encoding efflux RND transporter permease subunit gives MSLIKYPIKNYQFTMIMVLLIMVVAVTSMLTMPRAEDPDMKGVSFPVLVIHPGTSPKDMEQLIVKPLEARFYALDHIKTIKTTINNSVASFFVEFEYGQDYDNKYQELVRELNAARSELPDNIYQMEVLKIDPTNVSVIQLAMISENASQASMKKYADQLKQDLEKVKALKEVEISGLPDQQVRIDLNQAKLAELGIPMNRIIQAVQSENQNIPAGSVNAGTQSFSVKSSGNYQSITDIQNTIVGSGEGKNILLKDVADVYPAFGVPSHITRLNGFKSVIINAAQKQGMNISDTQEEYLKVIEHFKSGLPENISLITNFDQAENVNKRLGGLAIDFGIAIVLVLFTLLPLGIRASVVVMIAIPLSLGLGIIAMDSFGYSLNQLSIVGFVVALGLVVDDSIVVVENIERWMREGYSRHEAAIKGTEQIALAVLGCTVTLVIAFMPLVFMPEMAGEFIRSMPIAVISSVIGSMLIALMVVPFLASRLLKPHEHEGGNAILRGMQSIIHKSYGVFLDKALKHPGRTTLIALAIFLGSLALIPVVGFSLFPPSEKPQFMIHINSSLQSNLETTDSITKQIERELKQLPDVKYFTSNVGKGNPRVYYNMQQEREDVSYADIFVQLHEDVKSKQKIELIEQLRKKWTPYLGAKVEVRDFEQGVPVISPVEVRIMGENLDTLQALSYKIEELLKHTEGSEYVNNPIKNNKTDIKVNINRDKAMALGVPTSSIDQTIRVALAGYSVGTYTDPDVDDNDYDILVTVPKEREASIATLAGIFVDNAAGTAIPLNQLASLEFEESPANIYHQDKVRTVSVNSFVKKGYGNDEVINAVIKQMDEFPLPAGYTYEMGGEVESREMAFGGFGTIILITVFMFIAVLILEFKTFKSTLIVLSVIPLGIVGAVIALLLTGNTLSFVATIGIVALAGIEVKNTILLVDFTNQLRREGMPLNEAIEKAGEIRFLPIILTSLTAIGGLMPIAWSSNPLISPLAIVMIGGLISSTLLSRIVTPVVYKLIPPKIDEEEQVA, from the coding sequence ATGAGTTTAATAAAATATCCCATTAAAAACTACCAATTCACGATGATCATGGTGTTGTTGATCATGGTGGTTGCGGTTACCTCGATGCTCACTATGCCTAGGGCGGAGGATCCCGATATGAAGGGGGTGAGCTTCCCGGTATTGGTCATCCATCCCGGTACCAGCCCGAAGGACATGGAACAGCTAATCGTAAAGCCTTTGGAGGCGCGTTTCTATGCTTTGGATCACATCAAGACCATCAAAACCACGATCAACAATAGTGTTGCCTCTTTCTTCGTCGAATTTGAATACGGTCAGGATTATGATAATAAATACCAGGAGTTGGTTCGTGAGCTGAATGCTGCACGCTCGGAATTGCCGGATAATATTTATCAGATGGAGGTACTGAAGATAGACCCCACGAATGTAAGTGTTATCCAGTTGGCGATGATCTCGGAGAATGCTTCCCAAGCCAGCATGAAGAAATATGCGGATCAGCTGAAACAGGACTTGGAGAAGGTGAAGGCTTTAAAGGAAGTGGAGATCTCGGGGCTTCCGGACCAGCAGGTCCGCATCGACCTGAACCAAGCAAAATTGGCAGAGCTGGGTATTCCCATGAATAGGATCATTCAGGCTGTTCAGAGTGAGAATCAGAATATACCTGCGGGAAGTGTCAATGCAGGCACACAATCTTTCAGTGTGAAAAGTTCCGGTAACTACCAGAGCATTACAGATATTCAAAATACCATAGTGGGAAGTGGGGAAGGCAAGAATATCCTGCTCAAGGATGTAGCTGACGTATACCCCGCATTTGGGGTGCCATCGCATATTACGCGTTTGAATGGCTTTAAATCCGTGATTATCAATGCTGCCCAGAAGCAGGGTATGAATATATCGGACACGCAGGAAGAATACTTGAAGGTCATCGAGCATTTCAAATCGGGTTTACCCGAGAATATCAGTTTGATTACCAACTTTGACCAGGCCGAGAATGTCAATAAACGATTGGGTGGCTTAGCAATTGATTTTGGTATTGCCATTGTCCTGGTGCTGTTCACCCTGTTGCCATTGGGGATCCGTGCATCGGTGGTGGTGATGATTGCCATCCCACTGTCGCTGGGCTTGGGGATTATCGCTATGGATTCGTTTGGCTATTCCCTGAATCAGCTCAGTATCGTAGGTTTTGTGGTCGCCTTGGGTTTGGTTGTGGATGATAGTATTGTGGTCGTGGAAAATATCGAACGCTGGATGCGGGAGGGCTATAGCAGACATGAGGCGGCCATTAAAGGGACTGAGCAGATCGCCCTTGCTGTGCTGGGATGTACCGTGACCTTGGTTATCGCCTTTATGCCTTTGGTATTTATGCCCGAGATGGCGGGGGAATTTATCCGCAGTATGCCCATTGCGGTGATTTCATCGGTCATAGGATCCATGTTGATTGCCTTAATGGTTGTTCCCTTCTTGGCAAGCCGACTGCTGAAGCCGCACGAACATGAAGGTGGGAATGCGATCTTGCGCGGTATGCAAAGCATCATCCATAAGAGCTACGGCGTATTCTTGGATAAAGCCCTGAAACATCCGGGCAGAACTACACTGATTGCATTGGCCATATTCTTGGGTTCGCTAGCCTTGATACCCGTTGTCGGATTCAGTTTGTTCCCACCATCTGAGAAGCCCCAATTCATGATCCATATCAATTCCTCGCTTCAATCCAATCTGGAGACAACTGATAGCATTACCAAGCAGATTGAAAGGGAATTGAAGCAATTGCCCGATGTTAAGTATTTCACCAGCAACGTAGGAAAGGGAAATCCGAGGGTGTACTACAATATGCAACAGGAACGTGAAGATGTTTCCTATGCGGACATATTCGTGCAATTGCATGAAGATGTGAAGTCCAAGCAGAAGATTGAATTGATTGAACAGTTGCGTAAGAAGTGGACGCCATATTTGGGCGCAAAGGTGGAGGTTCGCGACTTTGAACAGGGTGTTCCTGTCATCTCTCCAGTGGAAGTACGTATTATGGGTGAAAACCTGGATACACTTCAAGCTCTTTCCTATAAGATTGAGGAATTGCTGAAACATACCGAAGGATCGGAATACGTGAATAACCCGATCAAGAACAACAAGACCGACATTAAGGTCAATATCAACCGGGATAAAGCCATGGCCTTAGGGGTACCGACCTCATCGATTGACCAGACCATCCGTGTGGCCTTGGCGGGGTATAGTGTGGGAACTTATACGGACCCGGATGTGGATGATAATGACTACGATATTTTGGTGACTGTTCCGAAGGAGCGCGAAGCCAGCATAGCCACATTAGCGGGGATTTTCGTCGACAATGCCGCTGGAACGGCAATTCCATTAAACCAGTTGGCAAGCCTGGAATTTGAGGAATCCCCGGCCAATATCTATCATCAGGATAAAGTCCGGACGGTATCCGTAAATTCATTCGTAAAGAAAGGGTATGGGAATGATGAAGTCATCAATGCTGTTATCAAGCAGATGGATGAATTTCCGCTTCCTGCAGGTTATACCTATGAGATGGGCGGGGAGGTAGAGAGTCGCGAAATGGCTTTCGGCGGTTTTGGGACGATCATCCTGATTACGGTCTTTATGTTCATTGCTGTCCTTATCCTGGAATTCAAGACCTTTAAAAGCACGTTGATCGTACTCTCTGTAATCCCATTGGGTATCGTCGGGGCAGTGATTGCCTTGTTGCTAACAGGCAATACGTTATCTTTTGTGGCAACCATTGGTATTGTAGCGCTGGCGGGCATTGAGGTGAAGAATACCATTCTATTGGTCGATTTCACCAATCAACTGCGGCGAGAGGGCATGCCGTTGAACGAAGCCATCGAAAAAGCGGGTGAAATTCGTTTCCTACCGATCATCCTTACTTCCCTTACCGCCATCGGCGGGTTGATGCCGATTGCTTGGTCGTCCAACCCATTGATATCGCCTTTGGCAATTGTCATGATCGGGGGATTGATCAGCTCGACACTTTTATCCCGGATCGTTACGCCGGTTGTATATAAACTAATACCGCCAAAGATTGACGAAGAAGAACAAGTGGCATAA
- a CDS encoding HdeD family acid-resistance protein encodes MENFLKTIRNAIKHWYIPLLIGILLILLGIYVLSTPVASYVTLSIMFSYSFLFAGIMEIIFSLSNKRELDGWGWYLAGGILNTLFGVLLLNNPAISMTTLPFIIGFFALFRSIQYVSFALDLKSYGVRSWGWTLFFGILGILFSFMLLWNPIFAGLTIVIWTGMAIITAGFASCVLSTQLKNLKNLASRTPEDWKRRYDELKEEYHRYKSGQQ; translated from the coding sequence ATGGAAAATTTTCTAAAAACGATCCGAAATGCAATCAAGCACTGGTACATTCCGTTACTTATTGGGATTTTATTGATCCTCTTGGGCATATACGTGCTTTCCACACCTGTTGCATCCTATGTAACCCTCTCCATTATGTTCAGCTATTCCTTCCTTTTCGCAGGAATCATGGAGATCATCTTTTCCTTAAGCAATAAGCGTGAGTTGGATGGTTGGGGCTGGTACTTGGCGGGAGGGATTTTGAATACCCTTTTCGGTGTGCTCTTACTGAATAATCCAGCGATATCCATGACCACCCTTCCTTTTATTATCGGGTTTTTCGCTCTATTCAGATCCATTCAGTATGTTTCCTTCGCCCTGGATCTCAAAAGCTATGGCGTTAGAAGCTGGGGTTGGACTTTGTTTTTCGGAATCCTAGGTATCCTATTCAGTTTTATGCTGTTGTGGAATCCTATATTTGCCGGGCTTACCATAGTGATCTGGACTGGAATGGCCATCATCACTGCAGGATTCGCCTCCTGTGTACTCTCCACGCAATTGAAAAACCTCAAGAACCTTGCTTCCAGAACGCCGGAAGATTGGAAAAGAAGATATGATGAATTAAAGGAAGAATATCACCGCTATAAATCTGGCCAGCAATAA
- a CDS encoding PepSY-like domain-containing protein, with product MKKLLILGSAALMMVACNNQNKTNDTGVATGTDAPPPSTENSTIAPNNPADVLPHAAKEFISTHFPNTTILHVENKQNPTTDGTVFEVELSDKTDIDFDKDGEWREISAEDGVNIPMAVLADNVQSHLKSKYPNLTVRSIDKDIDVMAVEMSNDVDVIFDLAGKFLREER from the coding sequence ATGAAGAAATTATTGATACTAGGTTCTGCAGCACTGATGATGGTCGCATGTAACAACCAGAACAAAACCAACGATACGGGTGTTGCAACCGGTACGGACGCTCCACCACCAAGTACGGAAAATTCAACGATTGCGCCGAATAATCCTGCGGATGTATTGCCGCATGCGGCCAAGGAATTTATTTCTACCCATTTTCCGAATACCACTATTCTGCATGTAGAGAATAAGCAGAATCCAACAACGGATGGAACTGTATTCGAAGTTGAACTCTCTGATAAAACAGATATTGATTTCGATAAGGACGGAGAATGGCGTGAAATCAGTGCCGAAGATGGGGTGAACATTCCAATGGCTGTACTTGCTGATAATGTGCAGAGCCACCTGAAATCAAAATATCCAAACTTGACGGTTCGTTCCATCGATAAGGATATCGATGTGATGGCCGTAGAGATGTCGAATGATGTGGATGTTATTTTCGACTTGGCAGGAAAATTCCTTCGTGAAGAACGCTAA